Proteins encoded by one window of Natronomonas salsuginis:
- a CDS encoding 50S ribosomal protein L23, producing the protein MTLKHPLVTEKAMNDMDFENKLQFVCLPEATKPEIAEAVEQQFDVSVDAVNTQMRMKGDKKATVTLSDDDDAQEVASRIGVF; encoded by the coding sequence ATGACGCTCAAACACCCCCTCGTCACGGAGAAGGCCATGAACGACATGGACTTCGAGAACAAACTGCAGTTCGTCTGTCTGCCCGAGGCGACGAAACCCGAGATCGCCGAGGCCGTCGAACAGCAGTTCGACGTCTCCGTCGACGCCGTCAACACCCAGATGCGAATGAAGGGTGACAAGAAGGCGACGGTCACGCTCTCGGACGACGACGACGCACAGGAAGTCGCATCGCGGATCGGGGTGTTCTGA
- the rpl4p gene encoding 50S ribosomal protein L4, with protein MQATVRDLDGDDAGEVELPAVFETAFRPDLIKRAVLAAQANRQQDTGTDEYAGLRTPAESLGSGRGLAHIPRQNGRAREVPQAVSGRAAHPPKAEKDRGLEINTKERKLATRSAIAATADAERVAERGHAFGDVELPLVVSDEFEELVKTKHAVAALDSLGVYADVERAEDGKSVRAGRGTTRGRKYTEPKSILVVTSEEPSLAARNLAGADVATAAEVNVENLAPGTHAGRLTLWTESALEEVAER; from the coding sequence ATGCAGGCAACAGTACGTGACCTGGACGGCGACGACGCGGGCGAGGTCGAGCTGCCGGCCGTCTTCGAGACGGCCTTCCGGCCCGATCTGATCAAGCGCGCAGTCCTCGCCGCACAGGCCAACCGACAGCAAGACACTGGTACCGACGAGTACGCGGGGCTTCGGACCCCGGCGGAGTCCCTCGGCAGCGGCCGCGGGCTGGCGCATATCCCGAGACAGAACGGGCGCGCACGCGAGGTGCCGCAGGCCGTCTCCGGTCGCGCGGCGCACCCGCCGAAGGCCGAGAAGGACCGCGGACTCGAGATCAACACGAAGGAGCGAAAGCTCGCGACCAGAAGCGCGATCGCCGCGACCGCGGACGCCGAACGCGTCGCCGAGCGCGGCCACGCCTTCGGCGACGTCGAGCTTCCGCTCGTCGTTTCCGACGAGTTCGAAGAACTCGTCAAGACGAAGCACGCGGTCGCAGCGCTCGACTCTCTCGGCGTGTACGCCGATGTCGAGCGCGCCGAGGACGGCAAATCGGTCCGTGCCGGCCGCGGGACGACCCGCGGACGGAAGTACACGGAGCCGAAGTCGATCCTCGTCGTCACGAGCGAGGAGCCCTCGCTGGCGGCCCGCAACCTCGCGGGTGCCGACGTGGCGACCGCAGCTGAGGTCAACGTCGAGAACCTCGCGCCCGGTACGCACGCGGGGCGACTCACGCTGTGGACCGAAAGCGCACTCGAGGAGGTGGCCGAGCGATGA
- a CDS encoding 50S ribosomal protein L3, which translates to MPQPSRPRKGSMGFSPRSRAASEVPRFNSWPDDEGQPGLQGFAGYKAGMSHVVTINDEPNSPREGQEETVPVTVVETPPMRAVAVRAYEDTPYGKRPLTELWADEVHEDLGRALSVPEEQSGDAESQIREALDAGALADVRVITHTVPRSVSSVPKKRPDVMETRVGGGSLEERVEFGLGLVDDGGEHAVTDVFRAGQYADVAGITKGKGTQGPVKRWGVQKRKGKHARQGWRRRIGNLGPWNPSRVRSTVPQQGQTGYHQRTELNKRLVALGDDEVTPDGGFVNYGEVSGPYALVKGSVPGPDKRLVRFRPAVRPADQPRLDPEVRYVSTVSNQG; encoded by the coding sequence ATGCCACAACCAAGCAGACCACGAAAAGGCTCGATGGGCTTCAGCCCCCGCAGCCGTGCGGCCAGTGAGGTCCCGCGCTTTAACTCCTGGCCGGACGATGAAGGGCAGCCTGGGTTACAGGGCTTCGCCGGATACAAAGCCGGCATGAGTCACGTCGTGACGATCAACGACGAACCCAACTCCCCCCGAGAGGGCCAAGAGGAGACCGTTCCGGTGACCGTCGTCGAGACGCCACCGATGCGGGCTGTCGCCGTTCGAGCTTACGAAGACACGCCGTACGGAAAGCGACCGCTGACCGAGCTCTGGGCCGACGAGGTCCACGAGGATCTCGGGCGCGCGCTCTCCGTCCCAGAAGAACAGTCCGGCGACGCCGAAAGCCAGATCCGCGAGGCGCTCGATGCGGGTGCCCTCGCCGACGTGCGGGTGATCACCCACACCGTCCCGCGATCCGTTTCGAGCGTCCCGAAGAAGCGCCCCGATGTCATGGAGACACGCGTCGGCGGCGGCTCCCTCGAAGAGCGAGTCGAGTTCGGACTCGGCCTCGTCGACGATGGCGGCGAACACGCCGTCACCGACGTGTTCCGCGCCGGCCAGTACGCCGACGTCGCGGGCATCACGAAGGGGAAGGGAACCCAGGGCCCCGTCAAGCGATGGGGCGTCCAAAAGCGGAAGGGCAAACACGCCCGCCAGGGCTGGCGCCGACGCATCGGCAACCTCGGCCCGTGGAACCCATCGCGGGTCCGCTCGACGGTTCCCCAGCAGGGCCAGACCGGCTACCACCAGCGGACCGAACTGAACAAGCGGCTCGTCGCACTCGGCGACGACGAGGTCACCCCCGACGGTGGCTTCGTCAACTACGGCGAGGTTTCGGGTCCGTACGCCCTCGTGAAGGGCTCGGTTCCGGGTCCCGACAAACGTCTCGTTCGGTTCCGCCCGGCGGTGCGACCGGCCGATCAACCGCGCCTCGACCCCGAGGTCCGGTACGTTTCCACCGTCTCCAACCAGGGCTAA